TGGCTGGGAGGTCGGGGTAAGGCTTGTGGAGCCCGGCACATTTGACCCCCAGCGGCGGGTTCGGGATGAGAGGGAATTCAGGTAGAGCGATTAGCCAATACCCAAAACCTAACGCCTAGTACCTTAAATTTTTAATTGACTTGAAAGGAGTTTTCAAATGACGGCACAACTGATTAAAGGCACAGACATTCGGGAAGAAATTTTGGAGGAGCTCAGCAAGGAAGTGGCTGAAATTAAGGAAAAGCACGGCCAGGTGCCCGGCCTGGTGACTATTCTGGTGGGGGAGAATCCGGCCTCTGTTTCCTATGTGACGCTTAAAGTGAAAACCGCTGACCGGCTGGGTTTTAAAGAGATTCAGGACAATCAGCCGGAGGATATTTCCGAAGCGGACCTGCTGGCGCTGATTGACAAGTACAACAAGGATGACTCCATCCACGGCATTCTGGTGCAGCTGCCCCTGCCGGATCATATCGACGATAAAAAGATCTTAAACGCCATTGATCCGGATAAAGACGTTGACGGGTTTCACCCGGTCAATGTCGGCCGCCTGATGATCGGCGGCTCTGAGGTCAAGTTTCCGCCCTGCACGCCGGCGGGTATCCAGGAGATGATTATCCGGGGCGGCGTTGAAACCAGCGGCGCGGAGGTCGTGGTGGTCGGCCGGTCCAATATCGTGGGGAAACCGATCGCCAACATGATGGTGCAGAAGGGCCCGGGCGCCAACTCCACCGTAACCATCGTCCACACCCGGACCAAGGATCTGGAGGGCCATTGCAAGCGTGCGGATATTCTGATCGTGGCCGCCGGCGTCCCCGGATTGGTCAAGCCCGAATGGATTAAACCCGGCGCCTGTGTCATTGATGTCGGTGTTAACCGGGTGGGTGAGAAGATCAGCGAGAAGACCGGCAAGAAAGTGGCCATCCTGCGCGGTGACGTGGATTTTGATGCGGCCAAGGAAATTGCCGGATCCATTACCCCTGTGCCGGGCGGGGTCGGTCCCATGACCATCACCATGCTGATGCGAAATACGGTCAACTCATTGAAATACAAACTCGGACTGATGAGCTAGGCCAAATTTTTTCAATTCCGATTCGATCGGATTTGAATGGGGATAAAAAAACCATGTCTTGCGCGGCATGGTTTTTTTATCCCCTGTCCCCGTGCGGCAGCCGGTTTCGCCGGGCACGGTAAATTGGTTCTGGCGATAGGACGCATAAACATGGGGTTGTTCGCATGTGAGGTCGGCGCGGTGGCCGACTCTACGATGGTTGTCCGCTGGCCCAACGCAGTGTAGCGCGGGCCACCGTGCCCGCCTTAAAATTGATAGAACAAATTCACCGTGTCTCGCAGGGGATCGTTGCTTGACATTTTGATATTTATGAAGATATTATAGCTTCTATTTTGCGAAACCATCAGATTTTGCTTATGAAAAACCGACTGATTCTGTTTATCTACGATTACAGCGGATCCTATGTAAAGCTCAAGCGATTCACCAGCGGCCATCTTTGGCTTTTGGCGGGAATTGTCCTGGCATTGGCGGCTGCCTGCAGCGTTGCTCTGGTTCATTATGCCCATTTGATTGCCGCGCATGAGGAAACCCGCGAATTAAAGCATCAGGTCACTGAACTGAAGTCTTCCCTGGCGCAGCGCGATGAACAGATTAAAGAATTCACCGTTAAAATTGATGGGCTTCAGTTAAAACTGGTAAAACTGAATCGCTATGAGCAAAAGATCCGTCAGCTCGTCGGTAAAAAGGCAGGCGGCGATAACCTAGAGGCCTATGGCATCGGCGGCACGATTTCCGAGTCGGCGGCGGCGGATTTCCTCTCATCTGAAGAATATCATCAGATAATCCGCGGCATTGATGATTCCGTTGAAAGCGTGGGTGATGCGGCGGAAGCCCAGCAGAACCAGTTTGAGGCTTTATGGAAGACACTCAGGGCATTGAAAAACCTGGAAGCCGCCACCCCCTCGATCAGACCGGTGGATGGCGGGTGGATTTCCTCCACGTTCGGCTACCGGCTCTCCCCGTTTACTGGTAAACGGGAATTGCATTCGGGTGTCGATATCGCCTGTCAAAAAGGCACGCCCATCAAAGCCACCGCCGATGGTAAGGTCGTATATGCAGGTGTTAAGGGGTTAATGGGAAAAACCGTGGTTGTTGACCATGGATTCGGAATCAAGACGCGATACGGCCATTTGAATAAAATCCGGGTCACGGACGGCCAGAAAGTTACAAGAAATGAAGTGATTGGCGAAATGGGCAGTACCGGCCGCAGCACCGGCCCGCATGTCCATTATGAGGTCCGGTTAAATGATGTGCCGGTGGATGCTGAAAAATACATGACCCGGCGTCTGGCCGAAAATTAAGCTTTCCCCTTTGCCTGCCTGCGCTTTACCTGGTAAATTAAATGTTCATCAATCCAATTCAGCAAGGACGTTGGATACATGCAGTTAAGTACGGCAACCAATAAATTTCTCCTTAAACTTTTTGGGAGCAAAAACGAGCGGATCCTCCGGCGGTATTATCCCATTGTGGATCAAATCAATGCGTGGGAGCCGCAAATCAGTGCCATGAGCGACGCGGACCTGGCCGCCCAAACCGAGCGTTTCAAGGAGCGCTATCAGGCCGGGGAAACCCTGGATGATCTGCTGCCCGAGGCGTTTGCCACGGTTCGCGAGGCCTGCTGGCGAACCCTTGAGATGCGGCATTTTGACGTGCAGCTGATCGGCGCGGTGGTGCTCCATGAAGGTTGTATCGCGGAAATGAAAACCGGTGAAGGCAAAACCCTGGTGGCCCCGATGGCCGCCTATTTAAATGCCATCACCGGCAAGGGCGTCCATATCATCACGGTCAACGACTATCTGGCCCACCGGGATGCGGACTGGATGGGGAATATCTATAAGTTTATGGGCCTAAGCGTTGGTTCCATCGTTCACGGCATGGACGATTACGAGCGCAAAGCGGCCTATAATTGCGACATCATTTACGGCACCAACAATGAATTCGGGTTCGACTATCTTCGGGATAATATGAAGTTTGACCCGGAAACCCTGGTGCAGCGCGAGCTGTATTTTGCCATTGTGGACGAGGTGGACTCTATCCTGATTGACGAGGCCCGGACCCCGCTCATTATTTCCGGCCCGGCGGAGAAATCCACCCACCTGTATTATCAGGTCAATTCCATCATCCCTTCATTGGAGGCGGAAACGGACTATACGGTGGATGAAAAGGCCAAATCCGCCATGCTCACAGAAGACGGAGTGGCCAGGACGGAGAAGCTTCTAAATGTCGACAACCTCTATGACTCTAAGAATATTGACCTGCTCCACCACGTTAATCAGGCGCTTAAGGCGCATACCCTGTTCAAGCGCGACGTGGACTATATTGTTAAAGAGGGCGAGGTTATCATTGTCGATGAGTTCACCGGCCGCCTCATGCCGGGCCGCCGGTTCAGCGAAGGCCTTCACCAGGCGCTTGAGGCCAAGGAAAAGGTCAAGATCGAAAACGAGAACCAGACACTGGCCACCATCACATTTCAGAACTACTTCCGGATGTATGACAAGCTAAGCGGCATGACCGGGACCGCGGATACAGAGGCCGCGGAGTTCAAGAAAATTTATAACCTGGACGTGGTGGTGATCCCCACGAATGAACCCATGATCCGGGAGGACCATCCGGATGTGATTTATCAGACCAAGAAGGAAAAATATGAGGCTGTTCTCGATGAAATTGCCGAGCTCTATAACAAAGGCCAGCCCGTGCTCGTGGGCACGGTATCCATTGATGTATCCGAGGAGCTAAGCCGGCGGCTGAAAAAACGCGGCGTGCCGCACAACGTGTTAAACGCCAAGAACCATGAGGCGGAGGCTGAAATCATCGCCAACGCCGGGCAGAAAGGCGTGGTGACCATCTCTACCAATATGGCCGGCCGCGGCACGGACATCAAACTTGGCGAGGGCGTGGTTGAGCGCGGCGGCCTGCATATCCTGGGCACCGAGCGCCACGAGAGCCGCCGGATCGATAACCAGCTGCGGGGCCGCTCCGGCCGGCAGGGCGATCCCGGTTCTTCGCGGTTTTATCTTTCCCTGGAAGATGACCTGCTCCGGATTTTCGGCGGAGAGCGGATCTCCGGGTTTATGGACCGGCTGGGCATGGAGGAAGGCGAGCCGATTCAGCACAAGATGATATCGCGCGCCATTGAAAACGCCCAGAGCAAGGTGGAAGGGCATAATTTCCAGATCAGAAAACAGCTTTTGGACTTTGACGATGTCATGAATCAGCAGCGCGAGATGATTTACGAACATCGCCAGCAGGCCCTGGGCAAGGAAAGCCTGCGTCCGGTGATTGAAGAAATGATCGGGGAGAAGGCTGATGATATCGTAAACACCTATTCCGATGAGAAGATGCCGGTCACGGAGTGGGATCTCAAGGGCATGCGCGATGCGGTGTTTGAACAGTTTAATATGCGGGTAAACATCAATCCGGATTCAGTGGAAGGTCTGGCTCCGGAGAAGGTGGCGGACTGGATTCAGGATGAGGCCGTCCGGGCGTATGAGGAAAAACGGGCCACCATTGGGGCAAAGGATTTCCGGGAAATCGAGCGGATCGTAATGCTCCAGACCGTGGATAACCTCTGGAAGGATCACCTCCTGTCCATGGATCACTTAAAGGAGGGAATCGGGCTGAGGGGCTATGCCCAGCAGGATCCGCTGATGGCCTATAAAAAGGAAGCCTATGAAATGTTTCAGGATCTGATCTACCGGATCAAGGAGGAGACCTTAAAGATCCTGTTCCGGATCCAGATCTCCGAGCCAAGTGAGGTTTCTGAACTGGCCCAGCCCGAGGAGCAGGAGATGAACTTCTCCCACGGCGAGGCGGGGCAGCAGAAAAAGAAGCCGGTCAAGCGCGATGGCGAGAAGGTGGGCAGAAACGATCCCTGTCCCTGCGGCAGCGGAAAGAAATACAAGAAATGCTGCGGCAGGTAATGATGCTTGAATTCCTGCCCGGATTTTTTATAATAGGGATATCAAACAATGGCATTATTGGAAAATGTGTTTATATTTTTTATTAAATACGATTTATCAAAATTTTTGTCACCGGGAGGGATACTATGACCGGGTACGACCCGGAGACAGAAGAAAAGGTGGTCTCCGAGACCGAGCAAGAAGTGACGGAGCCGCCCATGTATCGTGTGCTTTTGCACAACGACGATTACACGACAATGGAATTTGTTGTGGAATTGCTGATGTATATTTTTAACAAATCCCTTGAGGAGGCCACCCAAATCATGCTGAATGTGCACCGCAGCGGCAAAGGGGTTTGCGGTATCTATACCTATGAAGTGGCAGAGACCAAGGTCGAAATGGTGCATCAGCTTGCCAAAGAACGGGGCTTTCCGTTGAAAAGTACGATGGAAAAGGTGTAGCGAAAATGATCAGTAAAGGTCTTAGCGCAATATTGAGTTATGCAGTGAAAGAGGCCCGCAAGCGGCGCCACGAATATGTGTGCGTGGAGCATATCCTGTATGCCATTGTGCACGACAGCGGCGGCATAGAGATTATTGAAAGCTGCGGCGGCAATATCGAAAACATCCAAAACGAGCTGGAGCGGTTTTTCAACGAGAAGATGGAGCGTGTGCCCGAGGATCAGGAGTATGTGCTGCAGCAGACCATGCGCTTTCAGCGGGTGATCCAGCGGGCGGTCAACCATGCCCGGTCCGCTGAAAAGGATTCGGTATATATCGGCGATATCCTGGCCTCCATCCTGGAAGAAAAAAATTCCCATGCTGCCTATTTCATGGCGGCCGAGGGGATTACCCGGCTGGATGTGTTAAACGTGATTTCCCACGGCATCCGGGGCGAGCACTTCAAGGAAGGGGATGCGCCGGAAGGCGGCGTGGTCACCGAGAAAAAAGGCAAAAAGAAAACCGATCCCCTGGAAGCCTTTACCATCGATCTGGTGGACCGGGCATTGAAGGGAAAGCTCGACCCCCTGATCGGCCGGGAGGCGGAAATGGACCGGACCGTCCAGGTGCTCTGCCGCCGCCGCAAAAACAACCCGGTGTTTGTGGGCGATCCGGGGGTCGGAAAAACCGCCATGGCCGAGGGCCTGGCCCAGCGTATCGCCAACGGCGACATGCCGGATATACTGGCGGAAGCCCGGATTTATTCCCTGGATCTGGGGGCGCTTTTGGCCGGCACCAAGTATCGCGGGGATTTTGAGCAGCGGCTTAAATCGGTGATCGCCTCGCTCCAGCGAAAAACCAATGCGATCCTGTTTATCGATGAGATCCATACCATTGTGGGCGCGGGTGCGACGAGCAGCGGCTCCATGGATGCATCCAATATCCTGAAGCCGTCCCTGGTGACGGGGGAACTGCGCTGCATCGGCTCAACCACCTACGAGGAGTTTAAGAACTTCTTTGAAAAGGACCGGGCGTTTTCCCGGCGGTTTGAAAAGATCGAGATCGCCGAGCCGTCAACCGCGGATGCCGTGAAGATCCTGAAGGGCCTGAAATCCTATTATGAGGATCATCACCAGATTGAATACACGGAAAAATCTCTGAAATCGGCGGCGGAATTGTCCGCCAAATATATCAATGAGCGGTTTTTACCGGATAAGGCCATTGACGTGATTGATGAAGCCGGGGTGCTGCTGCGCCTGACCGGCGCCTCAAACCGCAAGCGGGTCCAGCCGACGGATATTGAAAAAGTCGTGTCCAAGATGGCCCGCATCCCCACGGAAAGCGTCACCTCCTCGGATCGAAACAACCTGGAAAATCTGGCGGAGCGCCTGCAATCTAAAATTTTCGGGCAGGATTCGGCCATTGCATCCTTGACAAAAGCCATCAAGCGCTCGCGCGCCGGACTTTCCGCACCTGAGCGGCCCATCGGCTCGTTTCTGTTTACCGGCCCGACCGGTGTGGGAAAAACCGAGGTGGCCCGGCAGATTGCATATCAGCTCGGCATTCAGTTTCTGCGGTTTGATATGAGCGAATACATGGAAAAACATGCCGTGGCCCGGCTGATCGGCGCCCCGCCTGGATACATCGGGTTTGATCAGGGGGGGCTGCTGACCGATCAGATCCGCAAATATCCTTACAGCGTGCTGCTTTTGGACGAGATCGAGAAGGCGCACATGGATATGTACAATATCCTTCTGCAGGTCATGGATCATGCGGCATTAACCGATAATAACGGAAAAACCGCGGATTTTCGAAACGTGATCCTGATCATGACATCCAATGCCGGGGCACGGGAGATGGCCAGTACATCCATCGGTTTTGGCAGTGATGCCCGGACCGATCCGGGCAGCAAGGGGAAACGGGCGGTGGAGCAGTTTTTCAGTCCGGAATTCAGAAACCGGCTGGATGATACGATTACATTTAATTCCTTGAATACCGATATCATGGTGCAGGTGGTGGATAAGTTCATCGAGGAGATGAGGCCGCAGCTTGAGGCCAAGAAAGTGCGCCTCCGACTCTCAGATGCCACCCGGCGCTGGCTGGCCAGAAAGGGCCATGACCCCACTTTCGGCGCCCGGCCCCTGGATCGGGTCATCCAGAGGGAAATCAAGGATGTGCTGACGGATCAGATCCTTTTCGGCAACCTCACCAAAGGCGGCGACGTCTTTGTCAAGGTCAAGGATGACAGGCTGATATTTTCCTACTCATAGCCGACTATGCCGATTTTTCGCCTGTCAGACAAGGTGTCTTTTCCGCCCCCCCATTTCGCCGGCCGGGAAGGCCTGCTGGCGGTGGGGGGCGACCTCAGCACCGAACGGCTTCTGCTGGCCTACCGAATGGGGATTTTCCCCTGGTTTTCAGACAGTGATCCGATTTTGTGGTGGTCTCCGGATCCCCGCCTTGTGCTATATCCGCAGGATATTCATGTGCCCAAACGGCTCCGCCGGACAATCCGGCAGGGTGTGTTTAACGTTACAAGCGATACGGCGTTTGAACACGTGATCCAGCGCTGCGCCCGGATCCGTATGGAAAGCGGCGAAGGCACCTGGATTACGGATGCCATGATTAAAGCCTACTGCCGCCTGTTTGCGGCCGGATATGCCCATTCCGTGGAAACCTGGCAGAACGGAAACCTGGTGGGCGGCCTCTACGGGGTCTCACTTGGCGGGTGTTTTTTTGGCGAATCCATGTTCTCGGAGGTAAGCGAGGCCTCCAAAGTGGCGCTGGTTTCACTTTGCATGTTTCTTCAGGCGCATGAATTTGATATGGTGGATTGCCAGCTTACCACAGCACATCTTTTATGGATGGGCGCGCAGGAAATCAGCCGAACCGCTTTTTTAAAGCACCTGCAGCTATCCATGCGGAAAAAAACGTTAAGGGGGCCGTGGGCGGTTCGGCTGCCGGATTTTAACGGACGCTCCGGGACGCCCGCCGCCAACCAGCAGCCGCTCCATCAATAAAATCGTGGGGCGGACAAGCGCCGGCGCATCCGCCGAACCCCTGCAACCGCAGTTGCATTAAAGGGAGGAGAGAATGGCACAGGACTGCATATTCTGCAAAATCATTGATGGGGAGATCCCCACCGAATTCGTCCATCAGGATGACAACCTCGTGGTCTTTAAGGACATTAACCCCCTGGCGCCGGTCCATCTGTTAATTGTGCCGAAACGGCACATCCGCGGCATCAATGATTTAGCGGATGGAGACCGGGAGATTCTGGCGGAACTCATCTTGATGGCCCGTGATATGGCCAAACGGTTCTCGATTGATAAGTCCGGGTATCGAATATTTTTCAATGTGGAAAAAGGCGGGGGCCAGGAAGTTTTCCACCTCCACATGCATATGATCGGCGGCTGGGAGTAGCCGGAGTGGCTAAGAAATCGCCGGTCTTTGAAAAGATTTACCGGGATTACCTGGATCAGGTCGCAGCCCTTGATTTGTCGGGAAAAGAGGAGCTGTTAGGCATCCGCCGGAGCGAAGAGGGCATATGGGTTCCTTTTTTTAACCGGCAGTTTTGTGTTGCCTCCACAGGCATCACCGATGCTTCGGGCCGGCAGCCGATCCATGCGGTGAGCGTGGGGCTTTGCCGGTATTTGATTTTATGCCCGGACAGGCTTCCGGAAAGCGGCACGGAATGGGTGTCTTACCGGGGTTTCAAGGATGCCGCCCCATTTGCCGCGGCATTTGCCAAAAATACGGAAGCGGCCATTGCGGAAAATTTCGCCGGTCGGCTGACGGAGCTTGAGGCGGCTGGCCGGGAATTGGGCGGGGCCCCCATTGAAACGGATCTGTCCTATGATCTGACCCTGCGGTTCGATGGACTGCCCCGCGTGCCGGTATTTCTGCTGTTCAATGATGCGGATGATGAGTTCGGCGCCGAATGCTCGGTGCTTTTTGAAAAACGGGCGGAGGCGTTTCTGGACATGGAGTGCCTGGCCATTGTGGGCTGGCTGCTTTCCGATTACCTGGCTCAGGCCGCCGGGATAGGAGATAAGACGCTGATATAGGCTGCGGATTAATTTTTCCAGATTGTCATTCCGAGGAGCGAGAGCGGGGCTGAATAATGACAACCGAAATGATATATTGAAAAGGGGGCTTCTAAGTAACTTCACAGGTTTTAGGTTTTGGGTATTAGGTATTAGGTCAATGAAATCAAGAATTTATGGTCGGCACGGTGGCCGACCCTACGATGAATCGGGTTTTTCCTCATTCGTAGGGCGGGCCACCGTGCCCGCCTGAAAAATAGATAGAACAAATTTACCGTGCCTTAGTGCCTTTAAAGTTATTAGGCTCACTCCCGGGCGCACGGCCCGGTGGTAGGAATACTCCTAAGTTATTGAAGAAGGGATTTGCATTGGGAAAAACAGTTGCTGAGAAAATATTTGACGCGCATGTCGTGGATAACCCGGCGGGCGATATTTACGTGCTCCGACTGGACGCGGTGTTCTGCCACGAGATCACCACGCCCGTTGCCATAAATGACTTAGTCCGGCGCGGCAAGGACCGGGTGTTTGATCCCACCAAAATCAAGGCGGTGATCGACCATGTCACGCCGGCCAAGGATTCCAAGACCGCGCTTCAGGGAAAAATCGTCCGGGACTGGGCCCGGCGGCACAATATCCCGGACTTTTTTGATATCGGCAGAAACGGGGTTTGCCACGCCATATTTCCGGAAAAAGGGTTTGCGCGCCCCGGCTATACCATCATCATGGGCGATTCGCACACCTGCACCCACGGGGCCTTTGGCGCATTTGCCGCAGGCGTTGGCACCACGGATTTAGAGGTGGGGATTTTAAAAGGGGTGTGTGCCTTCAAATACCCCGGCACCATCAAAATCGAAGTAACCGGCGACCTGCCGGCCGGCGTGTATGCCAAGGATGTCATCCTCTCTATTATCGGTAAAATCGGGGTAAGCGGGGCCACCAACAAGGTGATCGAGTTCACCGGAGCGGTGATCGAAAATATGAGCATGGAGGCACGAATGACCGTCTCCAACATGGCGGTTGAGGCCGGCGCCACCTGCGGCATCTGCTACCCGGACAAGACCACAGTGGATTACCTCTGGCCCTATATTCAAACGGAGTTCGATTCCAAGCAAGCAGCGCTTGCCGCCTATCAGGCGTTTCTGCCGGATGCGGATGCCCCCTATGATGAAATCATTACCATTGACGCGGCGCGCCTGGAACCCATGGTTACCTATGGCTATAAGCCTGAGAATGTGACGCCTGTATCTGAAATGGCCGGCACACCGGTGGACCAGGTCTATATCGGCTCCTGCACCAACGGCCGGCTGGAGGACCTGCGCGTGGCCGCGGAAGTGTTAAAGGGCCGGCGGATCAGCGATTCGGTGCGCGGCATTGTATCCCCGGCAACGCCCGGGGTCTATCAGCAGGCCCTGGAAGAAGGGATTATCAAAATTTTTATGGATGCGGGCTTTTGCGTGACCAACCCCACCTGCGGCGCGTGCCTGGGCATGAGCAACGGCGTGCTGGCCGAGGGTGAGGTCTGTGCCTCCACCACCAACCGAAATTTTTCCGGCCGGATGGGCAAGGGCGGCATGGTGCATCTGATGAGCCCGGCCACCGCCGCGGCAACAGCCATTGCCGGTGAAATCAGCAATGCGAACCCCTATAACGGCTAAGGAATTTATATATGACAGATTTCTCTGGAAAGGTCCTTTTTCTGGACCGCTCGGATATTAATACCGATGAGATCATTCCGGCCCGCTATTTAACCGAAATCACCAAAGAAGCATTAAAGCCGCATCTTCTGGAAGACCTTGATCTGGATGGGTTTGACCCGGCACGCGACATCCCGGGAAAATCCGTAATTGTCACACGCGCCAATTTCGGCTGCGGCTCCTCCCGGGAACATGCCCCGTGGGCCCTCGAGGTAAACGGCATCCAAATAGTGATTGCCGAGAGTTTCGCCCGGATCTTCCGGCAGAACATGTTCAACTGCGGTATGATGGCGGTGGAGCTTGAGAAACCGGCCATTGATAAGTTGTTCGCAGATTTTTCTGGTAAAGAGGCTTTCTTTGAAACGGATTTGGCGAACAGCCGGTTTATCATCTCCGCTGACGGGCAAAGCGCCGAATTCGGCTTTTCAATATCCGATTTTGACCGGTCCCTGATAGAGGCCGGCGGGTGGGTTGAGTATGCGGATGCCCATTATTAAAAGGAGGTTTGATGGCTGACAATCATTTCATTCATATGACCCCGGCGCAGTATCAAGCTTACCTCAGCTCAAAAAATGAAAAGGATTTTTTGCTTGTTGACGTCCGGCAGCCGCAGGAATACGAACAAACCCATATTCCCGGGGCTTCGCTGATGCCGCTTTCCGATTTTGAATCCCGGGTTTTTGAACTGCCGACTGACAAGGAACTGATATTTTACTGCACGTCCGGCAATCGCTCGCAGATGGCGGCCATGCTGGCCGGTGAGGCAGAGATCACGGAAAAGCCGATTTATCATTTAGCCGGCGGCATTCTGGCGTGGACCGGCAAAACCGTCACAGATTTCCCGAAAGTTAAGATCTTCACCTCAGCCGCCAGTTTCGAAGAATTGCTTTATACCGCCATGGATATGGAACGCGGTGCAGAGCGGTTTTATCAGTACATGCGGGATCAATATTCGGATTATCCCTTCGCCAAAACCTTTGATCAGCTCTCAAAGGTTGAAACCGCGCATGCCCGGATCATCTATGACGTTTACAGGAAAACCGCGGCTGCCGAACCGGAATCCTTTGATGTTTTTTACGAAAAACTCCAAGGGGAAATTCTGGAGGGCGGCGAGGGCCTGGCGGAAATGATACCCAGGCTTGAATCGATTGACAGCCATGTCTGCGCCTCGCTTATGGAGATCGCTTTAAATATCGAGTATGCGGCCTATGATTTATACCGCACCGCTGCTGCGGATCATGTGGAAAGCCGGGAAGCCGCCGATCTTTTCTTAAATATTGCCCAGGCCGAGAAAACCCACATGCGCATGATCGCCAAGGCCCTGGCGGATTGCGGGTAACGGGTTTAACCGTCTTACTCTTAATCTTACTCTTACTTTAAAAAGGGAATAAACTTCGCAAATCCAATGAAGCAATTTGAATCATTATTTGAAGAGCTTTCAGAAAAAGTCCGCCGGAATGATCCGGCCTCCGGGACGGTCCGGCTGGTCCAGGAAGGAAAGCACGCCATCGGCAAAAAGCTTCTGGAAGAAGCCGGTGAATCCTGGATGGCGGCGGAATATGAATCCGCGGACAAAACCGCCGAGGAGCTTTCCCAGCTTCTATACCATGTCCAGGTCATGATGCTTGCCTGCGGACTGACGCTTGAAGATGTATACCGGTATTTATAGAATTGAATTTTGAGCCCCTTTTATTTTCCGCAAAAATACGGCCGCGGCGGCATAAATAGCTTTTTAGCAACTTTTCGCCTGGGTTTTGCTGTCCTGCTGATTTTTTTAAGTATTGTTGCCGGCTGTGAACAGGTGGTCTCTGAAGACGCCCGGGAGCGGTTTGAAAACCGGAACAATCCTTTTTCGGTCACGATTTTTCCTATTCATATCATTGCCGGCAGCGAACTTGAACACGATGCGGCGCTGGCCCGCCGGCTTTCTGAATTTTTGAAATCGAAACAATTGGCTGAGCCGAAAGTATCTG
The DNA window shown above is from Desulfobacterales bacterium and carries:
- the clpS gene encoding ATP-dependent Clp protease adapter ClpS, which encodes MTGYDPETEEKVVSETEQEVTEPPMYRVLLHNDDYTTMEFVVELLMYIFNKSLEEATQIMLNVHRSGKGVCGIYTYEVAETKVEMVHQLAKERGFPLKSTMEKV
- the clpA gene encoding ATP-dependent Clp protease ATP-binding subunit ClpA, which gives rise to MISKGLSAILSYAVKEARKRRHEYVCVEHILYAIVHDSGGIEIIESCGGNIENIQNELERFFNEKMERVPEDQEYVLQQTMRFQRVIQRAVNHARSAEKDSVYIGDILASILEEKNSHAAYFMAAEGITRLDVLNVISHGIRGEHFKEGDAPEGGVVTEKKGKKKTDPLEAFTIDLVDRALKGKLDPLIGREAEMDRTVQVLCRRRKNNPVFVGDPGVGKTAMAEGLAQRIANGDMPDILAEARIYSLDLGALLAGTKYRGDFEQRLKSVIASLQRKTNAILFIDEIHTIVGAGATSSGSMDASNILKPSLVTGELRCIGSTTYEEFKNFFEKDRAFSRRFEKIEIAEPSTADAVKILKGLKSYYEDHHQIEYTEKSLKSAAELSAKYINERFLPDKAIDVIDEAGVLLRLTGASNRKRVQPTDIEKVVSKMARIPTESVTSSDRNNLENLAERLQSKIFGQDSAIASLTKAIKRSRAGLSAPERPIGSFLFTGPTGVGKTEVARQIAYQLGIQFLRFDMSEYMEKHAVARLIGAPPGYIGFDQGGLLTDQIRKYPYSVLLLDEIEKAHMDMYNILLQVMDHAALTDNNGKTADFRNVILIMTSNAGAREMASTSIGFGSDARTDPGSKGKRAVEQFFSPEFRNRLDDTITFNSLNTDIMVQVVDKFIEEMRPQLEAKKVRLRLSDATRRWLARKGHDPTFGARPLDRVIQREIKDVLTDQILFGNLTKGGDVFVKVKDDRLIFSYS
- the secA gene encoding preprotein translocase subunit SecA — its product is MQLSTATNKFLLKLFGSKNERILRRYYPIVDQINAWEPQISAMSDADLAAQTERFKERYQAGETLDDLLPEAFATVREACWRTLEMRHFDVQLIGAVVLHEGCIAEMKTGEGKTLVAPMAAYLNAITGKGVHIITVNDYLAHRDADWMGNIYKFMGLSVGSIVHGMDDYERKAAYNCDIIYGTNNEFGFDYLRDNMKFDPETLVQRELYFAIVDEVDSILIDEARTPLIISGPAEKSTHLYYQVNSIIPSLEAETDYTVDEKAKSAMLTEDGVARTEKLLNVDNLYDSKNIDLLHHVNQALKAHTLFKRDVDYIVKEGEVIIVDEFTGRLMPGRRFSEGLHQALEAKEKVKIENENQTLATITFQNYFRMYDKLSGMTGTADTEAAEFKKIYNLDVVVIPTNEPMIREDHPDVIYQTKKEKYEAVLDEIAELYNKGQPVLVGTVSIDVSEELSRRLKKRGVPHNVLNAKNHEAEAEIIANAGQKGVVTISTNMAGRGTDIKLGEGVVERGGLHILGTERHESRRIDNQLRGRSGRQGDPGSSRFYLSLEDDLLRIFGGERISGFMDRLGMEEGEPIQHKMISRAIENAQSKVEGHNFQIRKQLLDFDDVMNQQREMIYEHRQQALGKESLRPVIEEMIGEKADDIVNTYSDEKMPVTEWDLKGMRDAVFEQFNMRVNINPDSVEGLAPEKVADWIQDEAVRAYEEKRATIGAKDFREIERIVMLQTVDNLWKDHLLSMDHLKEGIGLRGYAQQDPLMAYKKEAYEMFQDLIYRIKEETLKILFRIQISEPSEVSELAQPEEQEMNFSHGEAGQQKKKPVKRDGEKVGRNDPCPCGSGKKYKKCCGR
- the folD gene encoding bifunctional methylenetetrahydrofolate dehydrogenase/methenyltetrahydrofolate cyclohydrolase FolD yields the protein MTAQLIKGTDIREEILEELSKEVAEIKEKHGQVPGLVTILVGENPASVSYVTLKVKTADRLGFKEIQDNQPEDISEADLLALIDKYNKDDSIHGILVQLPLPDHIDDKKILNAIDPDKDVDGFHPVNVGRLMIGGSEVKFPPCTPAGIQEMIIRGGVETSGAEVVVVGRSNIVGKPIANMMVQKGPGANSTVTIVHTRTKDLEGHCKRADILIVAAGVPGLVKPEWIKPGACVIDVGVNRVGEKISEKTGKKVAILRGDVDFDAAKEIAGSITPVPGGVGPMTITMLMRNTVNSLKYKLGLMS
- a CDS encoding peptidoglycan DD-metalloendopeptidase family protein is translated as MKNRLILFIYDYSGSYVKLKRFTSGHLWLLAGIVLALAAACSVALVHYAHLIAAHEETRELKHQVTELKSSLAQRDEQIKEFTVKIDGLQLKLVKLNRYEQKIRQLVGKKAGGDNLEAYGIGGTISESAAADFLSSEEYHQIIRGIDDSVESVGDAAEAQQNQFEALWKTLRALKNLEAATPSIRPVDGGWISSTFGYRLSPFTGKRELHSGVDIACQKGTPIKATADGKVVYAGVKGLMGKTVVVDHGFGIKTRYGHLNKIRVTDGQKVTRNEVIGEMGSTGRSTGPHVHYEVRLNDVPVDAEKYMTRRLAEN